A segment of the Lycium ferocissimum isolate CSIRO_LF1 chromosome 10, AGI_CSIRO_Lferr_CH_V1, whole genome shotgun sequence genome:
GTCTGGGCCAACAAAATGCCACCGAAAGAACAATTGGGTTGAGCAAACATCAGAAGCATGAATCGATTCGGTTGCGTGACTACATCACTAAAACATTCCAGAAAGAATGTCCATCAACGCCTTCGTCCGATCCTTAACAACCCTCAAGTGCGACTTATTCTTTAGCTCACTATATATCTCGTGATAATTTTTCCTTGCAGCACCAAAGCTTCCTTGTAGCAATCACCACAAGAACCGAGACAAAAATCTTCTCAGAGACAGTGAAAAAGGAACATTGGAGAAAAACCATGCAGCAAGAGATCCAAACATTGGAGGATAATGGAACGTGGACATTAGAAACATTACCACCAGATAATATGTCGATGGGTGTATAAGATCAAGTACAACTCTGACGCCCCAATCGAGCAATATAAAGCTCAGTTGGTCATTTTCGAAAATAAACAGAAGAAAGAAATTGACTACAATGAAACGTTTGCTCCGGTTGCTAAGGTAGTAACTATTCGGACCTTCCTGGCAGTTGCGACTGTGCAAAGTTGGGTATTGCATCAGATAGGTGTTCATAATGCTTTCTTACATAGTGACCTTACGGAGgaagtttatatgaaattgcCACCGGGATTTTGTGTTCCTAGTCTGGGGCAAGTGTGTCGACTCCAGAAATATTTGTATGGTTTGAAATAAGCTCCAAGGTGCTGGTTTGCTAAATTGTCAAGTGCTTTGATGAAATATGGGTTCAAACAATCATACTCAAATTATTCTCTCTTCACGATGCACCGGAGAGGTATGCAACTTAACATCTTAGTCTATGTGGATGATTTGATTATCTCCGAAGACAACCATAATGCCATTGAATGATTCAAAGACTATCGCCGCACATGTTTTCACATGAAGGATTTAGGCCCTCTGAAGTATTTTCTGCGAGTTGAAGTTGCACGTGGACCAACCGGGTTATTTCTCTGTCAACTGAAATATGCCTTGGATATAATCTCTCAGTCCGAATTATTAGGAGCTAAACCAATCAATACGCCCATAGAATAGAATCATGGTTTGACGTTAGCCGAATGAACCAATTTGGGAGATTCAAAACCATACTGACGTCTGGTCGGTAGATTGATATACCTCAATTTTACGCGACCAAAGTTGTCATATTGTGTGCATCTTCTATCTCAATTAATGCAGCAACCGAAAGAAGCACACTGGAATGCGACTCTCTGTGTGGTGCTTTACTTAAAGAAGAACCCAGGACAAGGCATTGTGATAAAGAAAGATTGTGATCTCAATTTTTACGGATGGTGTGATTCGGGCTAGACCGGATGTCTGTTGACTCGAAAATCACTTTACCGATTGGTTTATCTCCGTTGGGATTTCACTCGTAtcatgaaaaatcaagaagcaacACATTGTCTCTCGCTTGTCAGCAGAGGCTGAATACCGATCAATTGTAGTGACAGTTTGTGAATTGAAATGGCTAAAAGGAATTTTGCATAGTATGTGCGTTGATCATAAATCTCCGGTGAAAATGTATTGTGATAGTCAAGAGACATTGTATATTGCACGAAATTCGATGTTTAATGAACGGACTAAACACATTGAGGTGGACTGTCACTATGTCCGAAACACACTCCAATCTGGTATAATACTCCCTAGTCATGTGTCAACCCGTGAGCAATTGGCTGATGTGTTTACAAAGGCTTTGGGCAAATCGCATCATGAATATTTGCTTGGCAAGTTGGGTATTCGAGACCCTCATGCTCCAATTTGAGGAGGGTATTGAGACCGGATGTGACCGGACCAGTTTGAGCGGTCATGTCGGTGAGTCGGTGGAACCCTATTCTAGTCTAATTGTAATAGTTTTGGTCTATTTATGGTGAAATTATAATTATGGTAATATAAGATGTGTAGTTCTATTAGAATAGGGTTATCTTATTAGACTAGTATAAAAAAAACCACTTGTATATAAGGAAGTCATTATGATGAATACAAAGCAGAAAGAATTCTCCCATTATTCTTGTCTCTCTAAATTCTCGTCCCTGTCTCGATTTTACCACATGTACAACTGTTTAGATActtctcttattttctcttcAAAGAAGGGAAATATAATACACTAGTACAATCAGTTGCATAAATCTTTTGAGTTTTCGACATGCCTAACTATTCAACTAAGTCACCCATTTACACTCCTATGACTAGGATAAAAAACCAAATTAATACATTTAAAATGATTTGATAGTAACccatttttactttgttttagAAAGGAATAGAAGCTAATTTTGATCACGAATTTAATTTTCCCCACACATTTCACCTTGATATTAGCTCtaattcaaagacatttaacacaaaataaagatttttcttttttactttcatTCTGTTTGGTAAATTCAAACAAATCTTAGATGAATTTGTATCATAAACAAGTCAAACTTTAACATGTATGGTTTAATACTCACAGGAAATtaagttaaataaaattaaaatgctTTTTCGTTCTTTGCTCCAAAGTGCCAATTCTTGTATAGTTGTAAAATTTGTCTCTTTATATGGTATCCAAAATTGCTTTTATAAAGTCTTTAACGAATAGACAAAAAGGCAGTTGCCAATTATAGCATGTTATAAGACcataaaacataagaaaagCATGTCATCAAAACTATATAGAATTAGCAACAAATGTAGTACATATACCAGTTATGTGCAATATCTTATATTAGCACATACCATAATgtaaacaatatttttttattacagCATAATATAATGTGTTAGGCTTAGACTGACTAAAAGATTGATATAATAAATTTTTGGCTAGGTACATATTCagccccttaaacttgtcaGGATATTCCATTTGTACAGTTGAACTGAGCCCTATTCCAATTGAATACCTCAATTTCTAATAAAATGTTCCAATTCTTCCATCTATTAGTTAGTTAAGTTAACCACATAAATATGTCATTTCCTTTAATATACACatcaacatcaagtagaaaattcatggaattttAGGACTTATTGAGGCGAATGCGTATAATTAAAAAAGATGACATATATTATGCGGTTAAATTAACTACCTAATAAACGAATGATAACACATGCaaagaaattttcaaaatttgaacgaAAGTGTCTAATTAAAATACTTTATTATAAGGAGTTGAGGTGTATAATTGGAACATAGCTTAGTTCGATTGTTTAAAATGAAATACCCTGACAAGTTTAAGAGGCCGACTATGTATTAAGCCTAAATTTTTACACAATCAGTATAATTGAACATGTTACATCAAGTTACCTATCTTTATTCTACTTattatgacttttttttttttgaatttaaaaacttaatttttaaaaattatttcggTAATCAAAAGAGGGGTGAGATATGCCAGTAGGTAAAGGGCCTGAAAAATCAAGGGAAAGAATCATATTCAGGCGAGTGATACTGGGGCTGTTTCTACTTATTATGACTAGTTATCTCTAATTATGTTTAGGGCACttaataatgtaatttttttgaCACCATTAATATTTAAAGATATACTAGCAATACCGAttaaatacaacatataattaattagtaGTACACTATTTAAGTACAATGAATAATTAGTATTTTAAGAGGGGTAGTCACCCTTGGCAAGAAAACCAGAAACGTACCAAACAATGTGGAAAGGCCAAAGGCATGCATGGATGACAGTAATAATAATGTGAATGTGGGCATTCCAAAATTGTGCTCTTTCTTGAAATACTTGAAAATCTTTTCTAGTAGTTGGTCTGTTTgttttaattgggttttctgtTTGTGATGTAAAAATGATTCATCATAATACATAGTACTTGTCGATGAATGCCACCTCTTTTgttgttctctctctctctctctctctctctctctctctctctctctcttcagtTATAGTCTTATGAAAACTCTTCTCACGCCGCCCCTAATACTACTTCCACACACTTTCACTTCATCTGTTTTctcacaaatcaagaaaatctttattttttgttcatcttgaaatcaagaaaagctattttcttgaaattaatatTATGATGGATTAGTCCATGGACTTATTTTTAGTGTGATCAGTAATGCTGACTGTTGTTTCACTGGTATTTCTCTATTAATTTCAGAAAATCTCCTTATTTTGTTTGATCTTTGTTCTATcttgaaatcaagaaaagacaTTTTCTTCAAATTGACAGTATGATCAATTGCTTTATGGCTCTAATGTTAGTGTGATCAGTAATGCTGACTGTTCTTTCACTGGTATTTCTCTATTtcttgatattacttgtgtttGATCAAACTTGTATGTTTTCTTACATGGGGTTTTTCTGTTTTGGATATATTGAATATTTTGTTAGattctttatttgattttgatGATCTAAAGAATTGGGGTTTGATTCTTCTGACAAATTGACTTGATCTTGGATATGTACTAGGGAATCTGATGTGTTattctattttgtttttgtcaattgtttttatgtatttgtttgacGTCAATATCGAGGAGAGAGGTGGGTCATACTCTGGACTGTGTCTAATGTTCTGCATGAGACATATTTTGTAAATGCTGCCTCAGTTCTGGAACTGGTGTTTTGTCACAGAGAAAATATAAGACAACTTTACATAActttattcttattttgtaaaAATGGTCGTATTAGTTAATGTTGTCTTCAAATATGTACAAACTCGAGTTTGTACGATGGAGaaagaatcatgattctttgtttttgcttttcttACAATCACTTTATTTGATTCTTTAGCGTAGATGGAGAGGATGATGCAAATCAGTATAATTCTTTAGTGGAATTGGCCGTGAAATGTTTTTGGTTTTACTTTGTGATTGCTGGTTTTTTTGTGTGATTAATTTGGTCTACAATTAGGATATTTGATGTATAAATTGAGGTTTTACCCAATTTTGTGTTATCTGTACGGTGACCTACTTTCTGTTTCCTATGTTGTATAGAAGAAAGCCGTCTACAAATATAACTCATAGTGAAGAGTAATCTTGATGCTGCCTATTGTTCAGAAAATGGACAATGGGGTAAATGAGCTGGAAAATGATGAGTTTGAGAAACTTCTTGGGGAGATTCCAAATGTTACTTCTGGGAATTCATATTCTGAGGAATCTGGTGCCATCAATTGTCCAAAAGATTTTAATTTGGCATCCTCGAATGGTACTTTGGCATTGCATAGGTCAAAACCTATCGGTATCTTAGGCGAGTTAAAAGAATTTGGTAATCGAGTTGAGCAACTACCGAACAAGAGGTTTGAGTCAGAAGAAATAAACTTACCAAATGAACAAGCCATAACGTCCGCATTTGCTGAGTTGCGTGTAAAAGATGGTGCCTTGTTAGAATGTGCAGCTAATTCCACGCCGTTGCTGAACCATTTAGCTGTTGTGAATGGACAGTGCAAAAATAGCTTAGGTAAAATCCCTTCGAATTTGGATTCGCAAGTGTTGGTTGTTCCCTCTCCAAGAACACCAAATAATCTACCTAGTGCTTTTAATGGATTTAGTCCAAATATTGGTGGGCACCAAAGTGGATATGTTATGGAGAACATATCTGCGGCTGTACCATTACCTCCTGGAGTGCAAGGTGTTCACCTACTTCCACCAATTCATCGGGTAGATATTCCAGTAATTTCCAATCAACAATATTTCTTGGATGTTACATCACCTGTTCCTTACTTGCACTCACAAATTAATCGACACCATGGAGCATGTACACACATTGAAGAGGAACAACATTATTTCTTATATGTGCAGCAACTTCACACTCAGCAATTAGACAATCAGTATCCAATTCAACCCGATGGGTCAATCACAAGTAGATCAATCAACAGTAGCTTCCGGCAACCATTCACTGAGGTGCCGATTCCTCACTTCAACCAGCAAGCTTCAAGAAGTATAAACCCGTTAAATTCCCTGTTTTGCTCAATGGGTTCTGATGCGCTGCAAGGTCTGGACAAAACAGAGAAACAATACTTTCCTGAAAGAATTTTAAGAAGATCGCATGGACTGGAGCCAGTCAAGTCTGCTAAATACGGTTCTTTCGGAGGAACCAACTGTGTTTCAAAGATGAGTCGAAATAGAAGAGTTTATCCCAGCGCTTATTCGAAGGCTAGTTTCTATTCTCCAAGTGCAGAATCTCGCTTGGATTGTCTCGAATCAAGAAGCTTTTCTCCTGATGCTGTTGATTTCAAATTTCATCGGTGGTCACAATCTCAAGAATATAACTTAATGGATGATTTTGCTGGAAGAATCTACCTCATGGCGAAGGATCAAAACGGATGTCGCTTCTTGCAGAGAAAATTTGCAGAAGGAACTTCAGAAGATGTTGAAAAGATTTTTCCTGAGATTATTGTGCACATCGTGGAACTCATGATTGACCCCTTTGGCAATTACCTTGTTCAAAAGCTTCTTGAGGTGTGCAATGAGGATCAGCGAATGCAGATACTTCGTGCAATCACTAGAATAGCTGG
Coding sequences within it:
- the LOC132035465 gene encoding pumilio homolog 12 isoform X2, whose protein sequence is MLTVVSLKMDNGVNELENDEFEKLLGEIPNVTSGNSYSEESGAINCPKDFNLASSNGTLALHRSKPIGILGELKEFGNRVEQLPNKRFESEEINLPNEQAITSAFAELRVKDGALLECAANSTPLLNHLAVVNGQCKNSLGKIPSNLDSQVLVVPSPRTPNNLPSAFNGFSPNIGGHQSGYVMENISAAVPLPPGVQGVHLLPPIHRVDIPVISNQQYFLDVTSPVPYLHSQINRHHGACTHIEEEQHYFLYVQQLHTQQLDNQYPIQPDGSITSRSINSSFRQPFTEVPIPHFNQQASRSINPLNSLFCSMGSDALQGLDKTEKQYFPERILRRSHGLEPVKSAKYGSFGGTNCVSKMSRNRRVYPSAYSKASFYSPSAESRLDCLESRSFSPDAVDFKFHRWSQSQEYNLMDDFAGRIYLMAKDQNGCRFLQRKFAEGTSEDVEKIFPEIIVHIVELMIDPFGNYLVQKLLEVCNEDQRMQILRAITRIAGDLVRISCDMHGTRAVQKVIETLKTPEQFSMIVSSLKPGLVNLIKDMNGNHVAQRCLQYLTPEYREFLFEAAITNCVELATDRHGCCVLQKCLSQSDGGQRHRLIYEITSNALVLSQDPFGNYVVQYIFDIRLAWATANIFDQLRGKFSDLSMQKYSSNVVEKCLKHVDEDRSSYIIEELLSDPRLDQIMQDPYGNYVIQAALNISKGALHNALVEVVRAHVPVLRTSPYGKKVLSCNSLKK
- the LOC132035465 gene encoding pumilio homolog 12 isoform X3 yields the protein MLPIVQKMDNGVNELENDEFEKLLGEIPNVTSGNSYSEESGAINCPKDFNLASSNGTLALHRSKPIGILGELKEFGNRVEQLPNKRFESEEINLPNEQAITSAFAELRVKDGALLECAANSTPLLNHLAVVNGQCKNSLGKIPSNLDSQVLVVPSPRTPNNLPSAFNGFSPNIGGHQSGYVMENISAAVPLPPGVQGVHLLPPIHRVDIPVISNQQYFLDVTSPVPYLHSQINRHHGACTHIEEEQHYFLYVQQLHTQQLDNQYPIQPDGSITSRSINSSFRQPFTEVPIPHFNQQASRSINPLNSLFCSMGSDALQGLDKTEKQYFPERILRRSHGLEPVKSAKYGSFGGTNCVSKMSRNRRVYPSAYSKASFYSPSAESRLDCLESRSFSPDAVDFKFHRWSQSQEYNLMDDFAGRIYLMAKDQNGCRFLQRKFAEGTSEDVEKIFPEIIVHIVELMIDPFGNYLVQKLLEVCNEDQRMQILRAITRIAGDLVRISCDMHGTRAVQKVIETLKTPEQFSMIVSSLKPGLVNLIKDMNGNHVAQRCLQYLTPEYREFLFEAAITNCVELATDRHGCCVLQKCLSQSDGGQRHRLIYEITSNALVLSQDPFGNYVVQYIFDIRLAWATANIFDQLRGKFSDLSMQKYSSNVVEKCLKHVDEDRSSYIIEELLSDPRLDQIMQDPYGNYVIQAALNISKGALHNALVEVVRAHVPVLRTSPYGKKVLSCNSLKK
- the LOC132035465 gene encoding pumilio homolog 12 isoform X1 encodes the protein MLTVLSLKMDNGVNELENDEFEKLLGEIPNVTSGNSYSEESGAINCPKDFNLASSNGTLALHRSKPIGILGELKEFGNRVEQLPNKRFESEEINLPNEQAITSAFAELRVKDGALLECAANSTPLLNHLAVVNGQCKNSLGKIPSNLDSQVLVVPSPRTPNNLPSAFNGFSPNIGGHQSGYVMENISAAVPLPPGVQGVHLLPPIHRVDIPVISNQQYFLDVTSPVPYLHSQINRHHGACTHIEEEQHYFLYVQQLHTQQLDNQYPIQPDGSITSRSINSSFRQPFTEVPIPHFNQQASRSINPLNSLFCSMGSDALQGLDKTEKQYFPERILRRSHGLEPVKSAKYGSFGGTNCVSKMSRNRRVYPSAYSKASFYSPSAESRLDCLESRSFSPDAVDFKFHRWSQSQEYNLMDDFAGRIYLMAKDQNGCRFLQRKFAEGTSEDVEKIFPEIIVHIVELMIDPFGNYLVQKLLEVCNEDQRMQILRAITRIAGDLVRISCDMHGTRAVQKVIETLKTPEQFSMIVSSLKPGLVNLIKDMNGNHVAQRCLQYLTPEYREFLFEAAITNCVELATDRHGCCVLQKCLSQSDGGQRHRLIYEITSNALVLSQDPFGNYVVQYIFDIRLAWATANIFDQLRGKFSDLSMQKYSSNVVEKCLKHVDEDRSSYIIEELLSDPRLDQIMQDPYGNYVIQAALNISKGALHNALVEVVRAHVPVLRTSPYGKKVLSCNSLKK